A window from Candidatus Gracilibacteria bacterium encodes these proteins:
- a CDS encoding S-layer homology domain-containing protein codes for MSTFLRLLNVRILFSLSFAVAAFLILGTASASAASLYTVTDATATVGVDATLEIEYTVDVTDQTWAGGDSLTITLPANFPDWDTMTFTAENDADVTNDATNETAIAGGAGNGEYTMSGRVLTVKWSIAAWGAVVDDAETIRVLITAGDIPKYVDATSTVTFGGTTAAVDTNPTGTDDINISVGALTSVSFTPASAANSTLTDYTIAFTTVGTTMDNGAKLVIVFPTGYDLTSVTTGAPPATVSGVDGSWLIARSGQTLTLTQTGGATTAPGAKSMLITQIRNPEAVGTTGTFSITTTTGTDDNIQTHTSATASITTGTTPTVDLDEVSNIDLANTEEGVLITWDDPSDDDTSSIQILRGVDPQVVSGSVYASVALGTEQYLDTAVEEGDIVTYVLRTTDGSSYGEQSDEISITVGSSESTDDDGTDDDGTDDSTDDDGTDDTTDDSTDDDSTDDDGTEDDSGDDDSSSFTDTESHWAADEIEVMVEAGVVEGNPDGSFNPDGNLNRAEAAALLWRVLGVDLTDAGEDPFEDVDMGEWYADYIAGLKGLMLVDGNPNGTYEPGEEMNRAEFLQLALNVYLYLNADMETASDELMAGAATEAYVDLDTAEWYEDAVTVATAWEFVSGSECEGGMCFNASSSITRAEATKILYNMFAEIL; via the coding sequence ATGTCGACCTTTCTTAGACTCTTAAATGTTCGGATTTTATTCAGCCTATCCTTTGCGGTGGCTGCGTTTTTAATACTGGGTACGGCTTCCGCTTCCGCGGCCAGCCTCTACACCGTTACAGACGCAACCGCAACAGTTGGAGTCGATGCCACACTCGAAATCGAGTACACCGTGGATGTCACCGACCAAACCTGGGCAGGCGGAGACTCCCTCACCATCACCCTTCCCGCCAACTTCCCGGACTGGGACACGATGACCTTCACCGCCGAGAATGATGCGGATGTGACCAACGACGCTACCAACGAAACCGCCATCGCCGGAGGAGCGGGGAACGGAGAATACACCATGAGTGGACGGGTGCTCACAGTAAAATGGAGCATCGCTGCGTGGGGAGCCGTTGTGGACGACGCGGAAACCATTCGTGTACTCATCACCGCCGGAGACATTCCTAAGTATGTAGATGCAACCTCCACTGTAACCTTTGGAGGAACCACCGCCGCTGTAGATACCAACCCCACAGGAACAGACGACATCAATATTTCCGTTGGAGCTTTGACTTCCGTAAGCTTTACACCAGCAAGCGCTGCAAACAGCACTTTAACAGACTACACCATTGCGTTCACCACCGTGGGAACCACCATGGACAACGGAGCAAAATTGGTGATTGTTTTTCCGACCGGTTACGACCTCACTTCAGTGACAACAGGTGCGCCTCCGGCCACTGTATCAGGAGTTGATGGAAGCTGGCTCATTGCACGATCTGGACAAACCTTAACTTTGACTCAAACGGGAGGAGCCACCACAGCTCCTGGGGCCAAGAGCATGCTCATCACTCAAATCCGAAATCCTGAAGCGGTAGGAACCACGGGAACCTTCTCCATCACCACCACAACAGGAACCGATGACAACATTCAAACCCACACCTCTGCCACAGCATCCATAACAACAGGGACTACGCCAACCGTGGATCTCGACGAAGTGAGCAACATCGATCTTGCTAACACTGAAGAGGGGGTACTCATCACCTGGGATGACCCAAGCGATGACGACACAAGCTCCATTCAAATCCTTCGTGGGGTGGACCCACAAGTGGTGAGTGGAAGTGTGTACGCCAGCGTCGCCTTGGGAACAGAACAGTACTTGGATACGGCCGTGGAAGAGGGAGACATTGTCACCTATGTTCTTCGCACAACAGACGGAAGTAGCTATGGAGAACAATCGGATGAAATCAGCATCACCGTAGGCTCCTCGGAGTCCACAGATGACGATGGCACGGATGATGACGGAACCGATGATTCCACAGACGACGATGGTACAGATGACACTACCGATGATTCTACAGATGATGATTCCACCGACGATGATGGAACGGAGGATGACAGCGGTGATGACGATTCCTCTTCATTCACAGACACCGAAAGCCACTGGGCTGCCGATGAGATCGAAGTGATGGTGGAGGCCGGAGTGGTGGAAGGAAATCCAGATGGATCCTTCAACCCGGATGGAAACCTCAACCGTGCGGAAGCCGCAGCCCTCCTTTGGAGAGTGCTTGGAGTGGACCTTACTGACGCGGGAGAAGACCCCTTTGAAGATGTAGACATGGGAGAATGGTACGCAGACTACATTGCAGGTCTTAAAGGACTCATGCTGGTGGATGGAAATCCAAACGGAACCTACGAACCCGGTGAAGAAATGAACCGTGCAGAATTCCTCCAACTGGCCTTGAATGTGTACTTGTACTTGAACGCAGACATGGAGACCGCGTCCGATGAACTGATGGCCGGAGCTGCCACAGAAGCCTATGTAGATTTGGACACCGCAGAATGGTATGAAGATGCCGTAACGGTAGCCACCGCATGGGAATTCGTTTCCGGAAGCGAATGTGAAGGAGGAATGTGTTTCAACGCAAGTTCATCCATCACTCGTGCTGAGGCCACCAAGATCCTCTACAACATGTTTGCAGAGATTCTCTAA